In Citrus sinensis cultivar Valencia sweet orange chromosome 3, DVS_A1.0, whole genome shotgun sequence, the sequence CTCTAAACTGACAAATTCTTCTCGTTTCACCCTTGGAAAGATTAAGACCCTTTGGAAGCTTCACTCTATTGAACTTAAGTGGTCTATCAATAatcaaatctttttctttcaactcTCTGATTCGATTTTCCTCCGCAGCTAATTCTGCAGCTGATACAGCAAGCTGGGGGTCCCAATGTGTTAATTCTAACGCAGGGCCTCTCTCAGTTGCAACAACACGGAAATATTGGGGGTACCTATGACAAATTGTGTCACGAAACTCAAGCGGTAGCCCAAGATCAGTCTTTAAATGCGCAATTTTCTCCAACAAAATCCGCTTCTCTAGTGacatcatcaacaatttcCTCAATTTAGTAACCAACAAATCTTCCATTTCATTCCTAACCTTCACCTCTTCTAAGTAGAGCCTTTCAGCTTCTGGTGTCAATTTGAACCGCAATGAATAAACCCCTTCTTCTATGATTTCGAACACAGCAGGGAACTTCCTCAACAAGGCAATAAACCTACGCTTTTTTGTGAGACCCAAATCTCTTCTGAACCTACCCAATTGCTTAAGGGACATAATTCTATCAGGTTGACTTACTAAAATCTTCCTAATCTTTGACACCAATTTGAGCTTCTTGTCCCTTTGAATCACATTATCAAAGGGAAGCTCTTTCCTTCTCTTCACAGAAGCTCTAACTGGAGCAACGGGTATGTGGGGTTTGTTAACATTACCCGGAGAACCGAATCTTTTGTGTAAAACCAAACCTTTACCCCAAAACTGAGACTTTTCAACTTGCGTTGTTGAGGCTGAGAGGTGGGATTTTACATAAAGTTTGGGCTTTTCAAGGAAGGGAGATTTGTAAGAGAGGAATAAGGGAAAGGATGGAGACAGTGTGGCTTTAGCGGAAGAAAGAAACAGTATGGGCTccatttttcaagtttactgTAAATAAGGGTAAATAAAAAGGGCAACTCCAAGCTCATAAACAGAGACAGAGGAATTACCTGCCTTCTTTGGTCTCAGTTTGGAGGCCGAAGCTCGTTCTGTGAAgtgaaatgaataaataatttgattaggGTTTATGAACAAAAACCCTTTGCAGTGCAAAGACTGATATTTCTGTTGGCAATGAACGAAGAATTGAGGATATCGTCACTTGTCTTGTCTGCACTTCAATGTACTTGTGAAAAAAATCAAGGCTATAATTGTCTTTAATGCCAAAAAAGTTACAACAACGGTTCGGTCCTTGTACTcttgataatattttataatattaagcTTAAATATTCGAGTTTCTCAATAAAGActtagttttgatttttagttAATCGATAGACAATAAATAGAGTCCGTATAACTGGTTTTCGTCCGGGCGCTCTATTTTATGGAGCTGGCTAAGTTAAGATTCTGTAACTTACAAATCCAACTGTAGCCAACTCTTATTGCCTGCATTTGCACGGTTTTTCTCTCTCCTCAGGACACGTGTGCTGCTTCCATTGGGTGTGTACGTTACAAATTCTGTAACGTAGATTGGTccctattatatatatgagtgCTGCTATGTATCGAGAGGGACGAGAGAAACGGCAGCAGTTGCTGCCGTTTCGCCTCTCGTTCATCTCACTcgttaaaacattaaaaaaatgaaaaaaaaattttgaataaagaaaTGGCATGTGAAATCTAGCAGGCTTTCACTTTCCTGAACTTTCACTTTCCTCTCTCACGCAAATCACGCAAATCACTATCTTCTCAACTGTTCACGGTCTCCTCCCTCTCCAGCCAGCCTTTCACGAACTGCTCACGACcattaaaatgaaacatttaaCACAAATAGAAGTGATGACAAGATGTATCggctcattttttaaatacgaaaatcaattgaaaattaaatgaagtcTTAATAAATCAACCTAGGGTTACTGATgagcaaaaaaatattagagttGGATGATCTGCTTTGTCTATAATTATTGATGAGTAACaacaaagtttaaaatttttagatgtCACGTCGCCACACATAACTATAAAAGCCTTCCTTATGAGAGCCTAATAATTCAAGTTCGCCCATTTTACACCCACCTGAAAATCAATCGTAAGCGCTGCCTAGTTACTTATACATTGGGATCATCCATATGGTGGCAgcttatgacatgcatatctatttaattatctgCTTCTCTTGTAATTAATGGCTATATATCACTGCCTGCTTCCTTTTCAATATTGCTTCTTTAATTCTCTTGTCATTGCGAATCCTTGCCTCTGCAAGTGTTTATAGTTTACAATTCCAATCCTGAAACTGGAAAACCAAATCCTGAAGGCTATGCTTACAGTTCCAAAACGAAAAACAAAACCAACTGATAATGGTCGAGTTTCCAAATCAAAACCTGAGGATGGCACTTCTGGATACCACCTTGATAAATCCAAATCCGAGACTGAAACTACAACTTAGCTTATTACATGTGGGcgttttaatgaaaaaaaaaaggtatgtACTTTAATTTGTTCTACAATCCGAAATATTTTTGCCGGAAGCCGTGAGGGAGAGAGGATGTCGACCAGTTGAGAAGATGGTGATATTTGCGTGagataatgatgatttgcGTGAGGGAGAGAGGAAAGTCAGAGCTGGAGATCAATTGATAAGTTTTCCCTTTGCACGCAATGATAAAACACTCTTTCtttattcattcttttattattttaatgttttaggTAGCGAGAGGAACAAGAAGCGAAACAACAACAGAGAATGTCGTTTCTCTCAGCATTATCTAGTTCCTCTCGCTCCCTAGCAttttcctatatatatatatatatatgtgtgtgtgtgtgtgtgtgtgtaagaataaatttaagacCCCTGGTTGGGCGGTTAGTGTCCTTTGACCCCAAGCGTTTTAATGTCAataggtttttattttttaacgaCCAGTTTAATGCAAATGAGTACTTCCGTCCTTAATTGAGTGATCATATAATATTAGGGATCCGTGTGGGAACCCAAAACCAAAAGAATGAAACGACATGTCGAAGTAATGACAAGTGAAAATCAGACCCGTCGTAAGTATAATCTGTTTACAAACGCTATGAAGGAAGCTCTTTTCCATCCAAATCCCTCTACCTTTTGAATTGGCCGTTAGACAAAACACAGAAATGGCGAAAAGGAGAGACCGCCGAGTTGCACCGAGCCCGGGCCGTCCTAAAAACCGAGTCGAATCGGCTGCTCGATTAGACCAGTTCAGCGACTCAGCTTCCGATCGCAAGCTCATCACCATTTTCGTTATCTTCTTCATCGTGATTCCCACCGTGTCCGTACTCTTATACTGTACCAAATACTCTACACGCGCCAACCGTTCGGCGACTCACATGCATCAGCGAGGACTCGTCAAAACTGATGTGAATTACCAAGAAATCCTCACGGTGAGTACTGCTTGTATTCTACTCTTATGAGTTATGATGTATTCTACTgttatcttatttataatCTCCTATATGAAACGCTgtgttaattgaaattttaccGAGTATTTCAGGAGAATTCAAAGGTTTCAGAGAATGCGTCCCATCGGTATTACACGTATCCCGTATTGGCCTATATTACTCCATGGTCAGTTCACTAAACGGCTTCATTTAGATTTTGATGTTTAATTACTGTGGTTTCAAATTGTCTGAGCTTATTGTGTTTGGTTGTTAATATGATGTTCCTTGCAGGAATTCTAAGGGCTATGAACTGGCCAAGATGttcaattctaaatttacaCACTTATCACCTGTTTGGTATGATCTCAAGAGGTATGTCCATCTGATACCTATTATCGACCTGGCACTGACTGTGCTTGTTTTAAGACTATCACTGGATTTTCTGAATGCCTAAGAATTGTGGCTAaatttccttaattttaaaagtataaaCAGAGTTGACAGTATgagaagggggggggggggggggggctttTGCTGTCTCTAGACTTAATTGATGCTGGCATCTCAAACTACAGAAGGGGTTTTTTAATATGTGTGTGCTGTATGTAGTAAAGTTGGGAACATAACAATTCTGTGTTTCATAGACTGTTGTATGACTTTCTGTTGCCAGCCAGGGAACTAGCTTAATCCTGGAAGGAAGACATAATGCAGATGCAGGATGGCTTTTGGAGCTTAGAAAAGGAGATGCCCTGGTAATAGAATTGGCCGAGTGttctgtcttttttttttttttaacttttcccCTTTGGCAGTTGGAACATATGAAACTTACAGCTAAAGAAGGTACTTAAAATTGGTTGGTTTAATCATGCAATTAGACATCCATTTTTAAACATTCTCATACGAATGTCATTAGATTCATTTATCGTTTATGGGAAACATTGTCTCTCTCTCAATATCTAGATCATGGTTAGGTAGCtattaatttttgacaaaCCTGCATGGATTATTTAAATCTTGTGAAGTTCTACTGTTTTGATGTGTTAGGTGTTACCCAGAGTGGTTCTGGAAGCATTTCCAAAGGAGCTTctcagaaagaagaaactGAGGGACAAAGCCATTGACCTTATATTAACAGAGTGCAAGTAGGCTGCCAGTTcctatatttctttttacttcCTCTCCAATTTAGGGGTGTGATAGGAAATTGATTTGGTGATTATATTTCTATAATGATACGCCGGGTTCTTAACAATAGatcatttttatgttgtttaaCCTCTCATTCTTATCATTAGAAGTGTTGTTATTCCGTGTGAATTGAGGACTTTGATCCCCTGGTCTCTACAATTATAAATGGACATGATTGGTTTTTGTGCCAGTGGGGTGTCCTCTATCATCAGTGATCTGAGTATTTGCTTTTGATtagtttgagaaaaaaaaacatgtattTAGTTGTTTATACACTGAGATCTGTGTGGATCCTCCCCTTTTGGAAACAGGGAAATGGAATATGATGGTATAGTGCTAGAGTCTTGGTCCACGTGGACAGCTTATGGCATTTTGCATGATCCAGAATTGCGGAATATGGTAACTGTTTACTAATgtataaaacttttttttt encodes:
- the LOC102614789 gene encoding uncharacterized protein LOC102614789 isoform X1, with protein sequence MAKRRDRRVAPSPGRPKNRVESAARLDQFSDSASDRKLITIFVIFFIVIPTVSVLLYCTKYSTRANRSATHMHQRGLVKTDVNYQEILTENSKVSENASHRYYTYPVLAYITPWNSKGYELAKMFNSKFTHLSPVWYDLKSQGTSLILEGRHNADAGWLLELRKGDALVLPRVVLEAFPKELLRKKKLRDKAIDLILTECKEMEYDGIVLESWSTWTAYGILHDPELRNMALEFIKQLGNALHSVNSVRNRKQHLQLVYVIGPPHSEKFQPHDFGPVDLQSLSDAVDGFSLMTYDFSGPHNPGPNAPLKWISFTLQLLLGSPGIGTRSLARKIFLGINFYGNDFVLSEASGGGAITGREYLNLLQKHKPALQWEKNSGEHFFFFSDENQVKHAVFYPSLISISMRLEEAKLWGTGIAIWEIGQGLDYFFDLL
- the LOC127901018 gene encoding protein WHAT'S THIS FACTOR 1 homolog, chloroplastic-like, which codes for MEPILFLSSAKATLSPSFPLFLSYKSPFLEKPKLYVKSHLSASTTQVEKSQFWGKGLVLHKRFGSPGNVNKPHIPVAPVRASVKRRKELPFDNVIQRDKKLKLVSKIRKILVSQPDRIMSLKQLGRFRRDLGLTKKRRFIALLRKFPAVFEIIEEGVYSLRFKLTPEAERLYLEEVKVRNEMEDLLVTKLRKLLMMSLEKRILLEKIAHLKTDLGLPLEFRDTICHRYPQYFRVVATERGPALELTHWDPQLAVSAAELAAEENRIRELKEKDLIIDRPLKFNRVKLPKGLNLSKGETRRICQFRDMPYISPYSDFSGLRPGTPEKEKHACGIVHEILSLTVEKKTLVDHLTHFREEFRFSQQVRGMLIRHPDMFYVSLKGDRDSVFLREAYRDSQLIDKDRLLVIKEKFRALVSVPRFPKRGAPQKDDHYSDRTDEPEEGSGEDGEDWSIDDYMTDGQFDDVDDGNEDDWSDEDDDMPPDFDEDYGTVKIGENKSAKLVDSSVKKKEKVLAPVFPDGRPRERW
- the LOC102614789 gene encoding uncharacterized protein LOC102614789 isoform X2, with product MAKRRDRRVAPSPGRPKNRVESAARLDQFSDSASDRKLITIFVIFFIVIPTVSVLLYCTKYSTRANRSATHMHQRGLVKTDVNYQEILTENSKVSENASHRYYTYPVLAYITPWNSKGYELAKMFNSKFTHLSPVWYDLKSQGTSLILEGRHNADAGWLLELRKGDALVLPRVVLEAFPKELLRKKKLRDKAIDLILTECKEMEYDGIVLESWSTWTAYGILHDPELRNMALEFIKQLGNALHSVNSVRNRKQHLQLVYVIGPPHSEKFQPHDFGPVDLQSLSDAVDGFSLMTYDFSGPHNPGPNAPLKWISFTLQLLLGSPGIGTRSLARKIFLGINFYGNDFVLSEGGGAITGREYLNLLQKHKPALQWEKNSGEHFFFFSDENQVKHAVFYPSLISISMRLEEAKLWGTGIAIWEIGQGLDYFFDLL